From Phenylobacterium montanum, the proteins below share one genomic window:
- a CDS encoding CopD family protein produces the protein MAGMLYLPRLYVYHCKATPGSEMDETFKIMELKLLRMIINPAMIMAVIFGGTLAWLDAGLMGPHFWLSPWALTKIAALVVLFSWHGFLARARRDFANGRNQRSERFWRMTNEIPFVLAIIIVLSVTTKFGGIHS, from the coding sequence ATGGCCGGCATGCTCTATCTGCCGCGGCTCTATGTTTATCACTGCAAGGCCACGCCGGGCTCGGAGATGGACGAAACCTTCAAGATCATGGAGCTGAAGCTGCTCCGCATGATCATCAATCCGGCCATGATCATGGCGGTGATATTCGGTGGAACCTTGGCCTGGCTTGACGCCGGCCTGATGGGTCCCCACTTCTGGCTCAGCCCGTGGGCGCTGACCAAGATCGCGGCGCTGGTTGTGCTGTTCAGCTGGCACGGCTTTCTAGCCCGGGCGCGGCGCGATTTCGCCAATGGCCGCAACCAGCGCTCCGAGCGCTTCTGGCGCATGACCAACGAGATTCCGTTCGTCCTGGCCATCATCATCGTGCTGTCGGTGACCACCAAGTTCGGCGGAATCCACAGCTGA
- the rho gene encoding transcription termination factor Rho: MQDETIDTLIDPEAADILGEGPDGGENGAEDGPSAASQAIAAMGLTRMSLQQLKEKSSADLVAFAEALEIENANSMLKQDMMFAILKALAEEGVEVSGSGTLEVVQDGFGFLRSPEANYLAGPDDIYVSPSQIRKFGLRTGDTVDGGIRSPREGERYFALVKVDQVNFESPENVRHKVAFDNLTPLYPEERLTMEIEDPTLKDRSGRIIDIVSPLGKGQRCLIVAPPRVGKTVMLQNIAKSIAANHPEAYLIVLLIDERPEEVTDMQRTVKGEVISSTFDEPATRHVQVAEMVIEKAKRLVEHKRDVIILLDSVTRLGRAYNTVVPSSGKVLTGGVDANALQRPKRFFGAARNVEEGGSLTIIATALIETGSRMDEVIFEEFKGTGNSEIILDRKVADKRIFPAIDILKSGTRKEELITPKDILQKTYVLRRILNPMGPQDAIEFLIDKLRQSKNNADFFQSMNT, translated from the coding sequence ATGCAAGACGAAACTATCGACACCCTGATCGATCCCGAAGCCGCCGACATTCTGGGCGAAGGCCCGGACGGTGGCGAAAACGGGGCCGAGGACGGGCCCTCCGCCGCCAGCCAGGCCATCGCCGCCATGGGGCTGACGCGCATGTCGCTACAGCAGCTGAAGGAGAAGTCCTCCGCCGATCTGGTGGCCTTCGCCGAAGCGCTGGAGATCGAGAACGCCAACTCAATGCTCAAGCAGGACATGATGTTCGCCATCCTCAAGGCCCTGGCCGAGGAAGGCGTCGAGGTCAGCGGCAGCGGCACTCTGGAAGTCGTGCAGGACGGCTTCGGCTTCCTGCGCAGCCCGGAAGCCAACTATCTGGCCGGCCCGGACGACATCTATGTCTCCCCCTCGCAGATCCGCAAATTCGGCCTGCGCACTGGTGATACGGTCGACGGCGGCATCCGCTCGCCGCGCGAAGGCGAGCGCTATTTCGCCCTGGTCAAGGTCGACCAGGTCAATTTCGAGAGCCCGGAGAACGTCCGCCACAAGGTCGCCTTCGACAACCTGACCCCGCTCTATCCCGAAGAGCGGCTGACCATGGAGATCGAGGATCCGACCCTGAAGGACCGCTCGGGCCGGATCATCGATATCGTCTCCCCGCTCGGCAAGGGCCAGCGCTGCCTGATCGTGGCGCCGCCGCGGGTGGGCAAGACGGTGATGCTGCAGAACATCGCCAAGTCGATCGCCGCCAACCACCCGGAAGCCTATCTGATCGTGCTGCTGATCGACGAGCGGCCGGAAGAAGTCACCGACATGCAGCGCACGGTGAAGGGCGAGGTGATCTCCTCGACCTTCGACGAGCCGGCCACCCGCCACGTGCAGGTCGCTGAGATGGTGATCGAAAAGGCCAAGCGCCTGGTCGAGCACAAGCGCGATGTGATCATTCTCCTCGATTCGGTCACTCGCCTCGGCCGCGCCTACAACACCGTGGTCCCCTCTTCCGGCAAGGTGCTGACCGGCGGCGTCGACGCCAATGCTCTGCAGCGGCCCAAGCGCTTCTTCGGCGCGGCGCGCAACGTGGAGGAAGGCGGCTCGCTGACCATCATCGCCACCGCCCTGATCGAGACCGGCTCGCGGATGGACGAAGTAATCTTCGAAGAGTTCAAGGGCACCGGTAACTCGGAAATCATCCTCGACCGCAAGGTCGCCGACAAGCGTATCTTCCCGGCCATCGACATCCTGAAGTCGGGCACCCGCAAGGAAGAACTGATTACGCCGAAGGATATTCTGCAGAAGACCTACGTTCTGCGCCGTATCCTCAACCCGATGGGGCCGCAGGACGCCATCGAATTCCTGATCGACAAGCTGCGGCAAAGCAAGAACAACGCCGACTTCTTCCAGTCGATGAATACCTGA
- a CDS encoding pyruvate, water dikinase regulatory protein produces the protein MSASRFATYFHVHLVSDSTGETLNALARAVCARFDDVLPIEHIYALVRSERQLERVLLEIAGAPGVVLHTIVDRNLRARLEAGCRELDMTCVAALDPLVAALGRYLGASLSTRVGVQHALDNDYFNRMDALNYAIGHDDGQGTDDLESADVVLVGVSRTSKTPTCIYLAHRGVRAANVPLVPGAEPPPNLTRLKRPVVIGLTVSPDRLIQIRRNRLLNLREERESSYIEIESVREEIVKARRMFERQGWPVIDVTRRSVEETAAQVINVINSGGGQIEVLS, from the coding sequence ATGAGCGCCTCGCGTTTCGCCACCTATTTCCATGTCCATCTCGTCTCCGATTCCACCGGCGAGACCCTGAACGCCCTGGCCCGGGCGGTCTGCGCCCGGTTCGACGATGTTCTGCCCATCGAACACATCTACGCGCTGGTTCGTTCCGAGCGGCAGCTCGAACGGGTGCTGCTGGAGATCGCCGGCGCGCCGGGGGTGGTGCTGCACACCATCGTCGACCGCAACCTGCGCGCCCGGCTGGAAGCGGGCTGCCGCGAGCTGGACATGACCTGCGTGGCGGCGCTGGACCCGCTGGTGGCGGCCCTGGGCCGCTATCTCGGCGCCTCGCTCTCGACCCGGGTCGGGGTGCAGCACGCCCTGGACAACGACTATTTCAACCGTATGGACGCCTTGAACTACGCTATCGGCCATGACGACGGGCAGGGAACCGACGACCTGGAAAGCGCCGACGTCGTGCTGGTGGGCGTCAGCCGCACCTCCAAGACCCCAACTTGCATCTACCTGGCCCACCGCGGGGTGCGCGCGGCCAATGTGCCCCTGGTGCCGGGGGCCGAGCCGCCGCCGAACCTGACCCGGTTGAAGCGGCCGGTGGTGATCGGGCTGACAGTCTCCCCAGACCGACTGATCCAGATCCGCCGCAATCGCCTGCTGAACCTCAGGGAGGAGCGCGAAAGCAGCTATATCGAGATCGAGTCGGTGCGCGAGGAGATCGTCAAGGCGCGACGGATGTTCGAGCGCCAGGGCTGGCCGGTGATCGACGTCACCCGCCGCTCGGTGGAGGAGACCGCCGCCCAGGTGATCAATGTGATCAATTCCGGCGGCGGGCAGATCGAGGTCCTGTCTTGA
- a CDS encoding Maf family protein, with protein sequence MKPVVLASQSQSRAALLSAAGVVFSKVSSGVDEDAIKQRMLAECAGPKAIAEALGEAKAVAVSNKTTGLVIGADQTLDLAGELFDKAANVDEARQRLVAMRGRTHQLHGGLVVAEEGRVVWRHAESSTLTMRDFSDAFLDAYLARHGQAVLSSVGCYHLEGAGAQLFERIEGDYFAILGLPLLPLLAFLREQGAIAS encoded by the coding sequence TTGAAGCCAGTGGTGCTCGCGTCCCAGAGCCAATCCCGCGCCGCCCTCCTGTCCGCGGCCGGGGTCGTGTTCTCCAAGGTCAGCTCCGGCGTCGACGAGGACGCCATAAAGCAGCGCATGCTGGCTGAATGCGCAGGGCCGAAGGCGATCGCCGAGGCCCTCGGCGAGGCCAAGGCCGTGGCAGTGTCGAACAAGACGACCGGCCTCGTCATCGGCGCGGATCAGACCCTGGACCTGGCCGGCGAGCTGTTCGACAAGGCGGCCAATGTGGACGAGGCCCGCCAAAGGCTGGTCGCCATGCGCGGCCGCACCCACCAGCTGCATGGCGGCCTGGTCGTGGCCGAGGAGGGGCGGGTGGTCTGGCGACACGCTGAAAGCTCGACCCTGACCATGCGCGACTTTTCCGACGCCTTCCTCGACGCCTACCTGGCGCGACACGGCCAGGCGGTCTTGTCCTCGGTCGGCTGCTATCATCTCGAGGGCGCCGGGGCGCAGCTGTTCGAGCGCATCGAGGGCGACTATTTCGCCATTCTGGGCCTGCCGCTCCTGCCGCTCCTGGCCTTCCTGCGCGAGCAGGGCGCGATCGCGTCATGA
- the hemE gene encoding uroporphyrinogen decarboxylase, translating into MTGQASRAESRFLGALAGEVTDRPPVWFMRQAGRYLPEYRELRTRAKDFISFCLDPEMAAEATLQPMRRFPFDASIVFADILLLPQALGQEVWFEAGEGPRLGELPPIERLAGEVEAAAGRLSAVGETLSRVRAVLEPERALIGFAGAPWTVATYMIEGRSSDRTRARSYAFEKPDDLDALIEVLVQATIRYLTMQVEAGAQALQLFESWAENIPEDLFERIVTRPHARIVQGLRAAGVTVPVIGFPRGAGSLLTGYAAGAGVNAVGLDVQASAAMGQSLQRSLTIQGALDPLLLRAGGDGLDRRVDQLLQQWGDGPYVFNLGHGILPDTPIRHVEQVLARVTGWRRA; encoded by the coding sequence ATGACCGGGCAGGCGAGCAGGGCTGAATCGCGTTTCCTAGGGGCGCTCGCGGGCGAGGTGACCGACCGGCCGCCGGTGTGGTTCATGCGTCAGGCTGGGCGCTACCTGCCGGAATATCGCGAGCTGAGGACCCGGGCCAAGGACTTCATCAGCTTCTGCCTCGATCCGGAAATGGCCGCCGAGGCGACTCTGCAGCCCATGCGCCGCTTCCCGTTCGACGCGTCCATCGTGTTCGCCGACATCCTGCTCCTGCCCCAAGCCCTGGGCCAGGAGGTGTGGTTCGAGGCCGGCGAGGGGCCAAGGCTGGGCGAACTTCCGCCCATCGAACGCCTGGCGGGCGAAGTCGAGGCCGCGGCGGGCCGGCTTTCAGCCGTGGGCGAGACCTTGTCCCGCGTGCGGGCGGTGCTGGAGCCGGAGCGGGCCCTGATCGGTTTCGCCGGTGCGCCCTGGACTGTGGCGACCTACATGATCGAAGGGCGCAGCAGCGATCGGACCCGGGCCAGAAGCTACGCCTTCGAAAAGCCGGACGATCTCGACGCCCTGATCGAAGTGCTGGTCCAGGCCACTATTCGCTACTTGACCATGCAGGTGGAGGCCGGGGCCCAGGCCCTGCAACTGTTCGAATCCTGGGCCGAGAATATCCCCGAAGACCTGTTCGAGCGCATCGTCACCCGTCCGCACGCCCGTATTGTCCAGGGCTTGAGGGCCGCCGGCGTCACCGTACCGGTGATCGGCTTTCCCCGTGGCGCCGGATCCCTGCTGACCGGCTATGCGGCCGGCGCGGGGGTGAACGCCGTCGGGCTGGACGTGCAGGCCAGCGCGGCCATGGGCCAGAGCCTGCAGCGCTCGCTGACGATCCAGGGCGCGCTCGATCCCTTGCTTCTGCGCGCTGGGGGCGATGGCTTGGATCGCCGTGTCGATCAGCTGCTGCAGCAATGGGGCGATGGGCCCTATGTGTTCAATCTGGGCCACGGTATCTTGCCGGATACGCCGATACGGCATGTGGAGCAGGTGCTGGCCAGGGTCACCGGATGGCGGAGAGCCTGA
- the hemH gene encoding ferrochelatase produces the protein MARDAGPARRVAVVLFNLGGPDRPSAVRPFLFNLFADPAIIQVPALVRYPLALMISWLRQASAKANYARMGGASPLLPETEAQAGALQALLATQAPSCRVKTFIAMRYWRPFTAAAAREVAEFEPDEVVLLPLYPQYSTTTTASSLKAWRAAYRGSGRVRAICCYPTQKGLVEAHAQRILGAFEAAGRPEKLRLLFSAHGLPEKVIEAGDPYQSQVEATAAAVVQCLGGEWDWQVCYQSRVGPLKWIGPSTAEAIGQAAREGLGVIVTPIAFVSEHIETLVELDHDYAVLAEQEGCRPYVRVPALGLHEAFIGGLADLVVGCLNQPVGVSPGAPHQCEACYGQCPGRVVEIVR, from the coding sequence ATGGCGCGGGACGCCGGGCCGGCGCGGCGGGTGGCGGTGGTCCTGTTCAACCTGGGCGGACCCGACCGGCCCTCGGCGGTGCGCCCGTTCCTGTTCAACCTGTTCGCCGATCCCGCGATCATCCAGGTCCCGGCCCTGGTGCGCTATCCTCTGGCCCTGATGATCTCCTGGCTGCGCCAGGCCTCGGCCAAGGCCAACTATGCGCGGATGGGCGGGGCCTCGCCCCTCTTGCCTGAGACCGAGGCCCAGGCCGGCGCCCTGCAGGCCCTGCTCGCCACCCAGGCTCCGAGCTGTAGGGTCAAGACCTTCATCGCCATGCGCTACTGGCGCCCTTTCACCGCCGCCGCCGCCCGCGAGGTTGCGGAGTTCGAACCGGACGAGGTGGTGCTGCTGCCGCTGTACCCGCAGTATTCCACCACCACTACGGCCTCGTCGCTGAAGGCTTGGAGGGCGGCCTATCGCGGATCGGGCCGGGTGCGGGCGATCTGCTGCTATCCGACCCAGAAGGGCCTTGTCGAGGCTCACGCCCAGCGGATCCTGGGCGCCTTCGAAGCCGCCGGGCGTCCGGAAAAGTTGCGGTTGCTGTTCTCCGCCCACGGCCTGCCGGAAAAGGTGATCGAGGCGGGCGACCCCTACCAGTCCCAGGTCGAGGCGACCGCCGCAGCGGTGGTTCAGTGCTTGGGCGGCGAGTGGGACTGGCAGGTCTGCTACCAGAGCCGGGTCGGGCCGCTGAAGTGGATCGGCCCCTCCACCGCCGAGGCGATCGGTCAGGCGGCCAGGGAAGGCCTGGGCGTGATCGTCACCCCGATCGCCTTCGTTTCGGAGCATATTGAGACCCTGGTCGAGCTGGATCACGACTATGCCGTTCTGGCGGAGCAGGAGGGCTGCAGGCCTTATGTTCGCGTCCCGGCCCTTGGGCTGCACGAGGCTTTCATCGGCGGCCTGGCCGATCTGGTGGTCGGCTGCTTGAACCAGCCGGTCGGCGTCAGCCCCGGCGCCCCGCACCAGTGCGAAGCCTGTTATGGCCAGTGCCCTGGCCGAGTCGTGGAGATCGTGCGTTGA